One genomic segment of Desulfomicrobium sp. ZS1 includes these proteins:
- a CDS encoding alpha-2-macroglobulin, translating to MSNPKNWVIALLLLVIAGQTWLLKDRFSSDEPQALTVSGVSLDSAMRTTLSVEFDQPVPDSVRAQAAPAAIEPVAAGQWVWTNPYTLKFLAQTPLPLDMQYSLTLSPVVFPDKLLHAERSRLIRTGSFAVQELTVNELASDAGPDMVELEGRVVFNAPVDPEKLLAAMRLSEADGASVELSLLTQWRTTSFGFRSAPVRKDTAGRILTLRLAPELTVAEKSLALGQEFKRDIELRLDPVLRIVAVSPQADKDLSRINLDFSAPVSAAAIRELLRIEPEARISVSAHGKTASLTGKLEPGATYTVRIAKGLLAEDKAVLEAPFEQTLRMPDLPPSVDFSSEGMFLPRQGQGLLGVEYVNADAVELTVSRVFPNNLSVLFQDYGYSIFDSTAARDSVPYHLGSEIHRETFSVTSPSNTVQERTLSMSELIPDQRPGLYKLGLSLPADYRGATRWVLRTDIGLVAKQDAAGFLVWANSLGDLRALEGVELTLLSFKNQVLGTTRTNSDGLARIPSAGNEGELGSPAMILARHGEDFSFIFLDRFRIDTTWLDVSGASISQTGLQAYLYGKRDIYRPGETLDGAMLVRDGRIGTPPDLPITVEQRDPEGRLLRTMNLVLDRGMAGFSLDIPDWSLTGHYLLQAMSGGQVIGSYSYQVEEFIPDRLSVEIASTETGGEPGRKLTFDVISRYLFGPPASNLAVSVKARLLAADFAPKGFEAYSFGDPGKNFEPLPLLTTDGRLDADGRAAFGVEIPKDLTPPLALWAEFTGRVREQGGRGVTARKRIPVHAYALYPGIKRPGSMELEPRKRAVFEFVTLNPEGKKIAHPELVATLFQDQWQTVMRRTQSGFNYESVRNPVEISTQRVSAGDGAGSFSVTPPDYGSYRVRLGDPKSGAASELEFYCGGWGYSPWAVKNPARLELIPDKRGYQAGETASIQIRSPFAGKALVTVEGSKVEHLEVVELIGNTGQIRIPVREQWQPNVHLTATLIRRATDIAPGSAGRAFGATPIFVDSLINRMGLQVDAPDEVRPQTDLEIRVQAQPRARVTVAVVDEGIMQLAGGKNPDPFAHFYAPRALDVISYDNFAFMFPHVGAARPLAGGGDDLGGASSFMRTEGIRRVRPVTFWSGVLDADQTGTVSHRVRLPDFQGALRIVAVGNQGKSFGAGTAMTRVRTPLVLTPTLPRFLALGDEIEIPLTLRNDTPSAGSFRISASVSGPATLGTMPAPLTLEPGRENTVYLPLRCGMEEGKVTLSFTATGGGETATAGEELDQRSPLPVTRMMESTVLDAASGQIGAALPDTFLPGSVERTVRLSTRPLLRYSGHLENLLGYPYGCAEQTVSKAFPLLHFGALARELAPGRFNTTGPAGLVQGAIRRLQTMQTGQGGYAFWPGDTEPDPWVSAYVCHFLLEARLAGHTIPERMLDSAFYYLESLANPEAGSSAQKIEQAAYALYVLALGKRSNLGSQDYLRTTFEKSLSGVARTLLAGAYLETSNQSAGFTLLHAAPAIDDKRRESGGNLGSGLRDRALIALILLKSVPDDPRLPELMTRLGSELGHGGWHSTQETSLAFMALGKYLAALDDSRPFAGTLTWPDGAQVFEETKLFMRENIQTTGALTLEKTPADRAIFATVLTSATPKAGAHAPISLGLEVEQMLLRENGLPLEGDSVSQGDLVIMRTKVRSTSGPIDNVVVQSLLPAGLEVENPRLATTERLDWMEEGATLEGHQDLRDDRILVFTTLDGNGWKTRFSVLRAVTPGRFTFPPVQAEAMYHPGLRAGGALGAVTVTRETPVP from the coding sequence ATGTCCAACCCCAAAAACTGGGTCATCGCCCTGCTCCTTCTGGTCATCGCGGGCCAGACATGGCTGCTCAAAGACCGCTTCTCAAGCGACGAACCGCAAGCCCTAACCGTAAGCGGGGTCAGCCTCGACAGCGCCATGCGCACCACCCTGTCCGTAGAGTTCGACCAGCCCGTCCCGGACTCCGTACGCGCACAGGCGGCCCCGGCCGCCATCGAGCCCGTAGCCGCAGGGCAATGGGTCTGGACCAATCCCTACACCTTGAAATTTCTGGCCCAGACGCCCCTGCCGCTCGACATGCAGTACTCCCTGACCCTCAGCCCCGTGGTTTTTCCGGACAAGCTCCTGCACGCCGAGCGCAGCAGGCTGATCCGCACCGGCAGCTTTGCCGTGCAGGAACTGACCGTGAACGAACTGGCCTCCGACGCCGGTCCGGACATGGTCGAACTGGAGGGACGCGTCGTCTTCAATGCGCCCGTGGACCCGGAAAAGCTGCTCGCTGCCATGCGCCTGAGCGAAGCGGATGGCGCTTCCGTCGAACTTTCGCTCCTGACCCAGTGGCGCACGACCAGCTTTGGCTTCCGCAGCGCGCCCGTGCGCAAGGATACGGCCGGCCGCATCCTGACCCTGCGGCTGGCTCCGGAGCTGACCGTGGCCGAAAAGAGCCTGGCCCTTGGGCAGGAATTCAAGCGGGACATCGAGCTTCGCCTGGACCCGGTGCTGCGCATCGTTGCCGTCAGCCCCCAGGCCGACAAGGACCTTTCGCGCATCAACCTTGATTTTTCCGCGCCCGTCAGCGCCGCCGCCATCCGCGAACTGCTGCGCATCGAGCCCGAAGCCCGGATTTCGGTCTCGGCCCACGGCAAGACCGCCTCCCTGACCGGCAAACTCGAACCCGGAGCCACCTATACAGTCCGCATCGCCAAGGGTCTTCTGGCCGAGGACAAAGCCGTGCTTGAAGCGCCTTTCGAGCAGACCCTGCGCATGCCGGACCTCCCCCCAAGCGTGGACTTCTCGTCCGAGGGCATGTTCCTGCCGCGCCAGGGCCAGGGCTTGCTTGGAGTCGAATACGTCAACGCCGACGCAGTGGAACTGACCGTGAGCCGGGTCTTCCCCAACAACCTGAGCGTCCTCTTCCAGGATTACGGCTACTCCATCTTCGACAGCACCGCCGCCCGGGACTCGGTGCCGTATCATCTGGGCAGCGAAATTCACCGCGAGACCTTCAGCGTGACCTCCCCGTCGAACACGGTGCAGGAGCGAACCCTGTCCATGTCCGAGCTTATCCCCGACCAGCGCCCAGGGCTGTACAAGCTTGGTCTGAGCCTGCCTGCGGACTATCGCGGCGCAACGCGCTGGGTCCTGCGTACGGACATCGGCCTCGTGGCCAAGCAGGACGCGGCGGGCTTTCTGGTCTGGGCCAATTCCCTGGGGGACTTGCGCGCCCTGGAAGGCGTGGAACTGACGCTCCTGAGCTTCAAGAACCAGGTACTGGGCACCACCCGCACCAACTCGGACGGCCTGGCCCGCATCCCCTCCGCCGGAAACGAGGGGGAACTGGGCTCGCCGGCCATGATCCTGGCCCGCCACGGAGAGGATTTCAGCTTCATCTTTCTGGACCGTTTCCGCATCGACACCACTTGGCTCGATGTCAGCGGCGCCTCCATCAGCCAGACCGGCCTGCAGGCCTACCTTTACGGCAAGCGCGACATCTACCGCCCCGGCGAAACCCTGGACGGCGCGATGCTGGTGCGCGACGGCCGCATCGGCACGCCCCCCGACCTGCCCATAACCGTTGAACAACGCGACCCCGAAGGTCGCCTGCTGCGCACCATGAACCTGGTCCTGGACCGTGGCATGGCCGGTTTCAGTCTGGACATCCCGGACTGGTCCCTGACCGGGCACTATCTGCTGCAAGCCATGAGCGGCGGCCAGGTCATCGGTTCCTACTCCTATCAGGTCGAAGAATTCATCCCCGACCGCCTGAGCGTGGAGATCGCATCCACCGAAACCGGGGGCGAACCGGGCCGGAAGCTGACCTTTGACGTGATTTCACGCTACCTCTTCGGCCCGCCAGCCTCGAATCTGGCCGTCTCGGTCAAGGCGCGGCTGCTGGCCGCCGATTTCGCGCCCAAGGGCTTTGAGGCCTACAGCTTCGGCGATCCGGGCAAGAACTTCGAGCCCCTGCCGCTTTTGACCACGGATGGCCGCCTCGACGCCGACGGCCGGGCCGCCTTCGGGGTGGAAATCCCCAAGGATCTGACCCCGCCGCTGGCGCTCTGGGCCGAGTTCACCGGTCGCGTGCGCGAACAGGGCGGGCGCGGCGTGACCGCCAGAAAACGCATCCCGGTGCATGCCTACGCCTTGTATCCCGGCATCAAACGGCCCGGATCCATGGAGCTTGAGCCGCGCAAGCGGGCCGTGTTCGAGTTCGTGACGTTAAACCCCGAGGGCAAAAAAATCGCGCACCCGGAGCTCGTCGCGACCCTGTTTCAGGATCAGTGGCAGACGGTCATGCGCCGGACGCAGTCCGGGTTCAACTACGAATCGGTGCGAAATCCGGTGGAAATCTCGACCCAGCGCGTGAGCGCAGGCGACGGCGCGGGCTCCTTCTCCGTCACGCCGCCGGATTACGGCTCGTACCGGGTCCGTCTCGGCGACCCCAAGAGCGGGGCGGCCTCGGAGCTGGAATTCTACTGCGGCGGCTGGGGCTACTCGCCCTGGGCGGTCAAGAACCCGGCCCGCCTGGAACTGATCCCGGACAAGAGGGGCTATCAGGCAGGCGAAACGGCCTCCATCCAGATCCGCTCGCCCTTTGCGGGCAAGGCGCTGGTCACGGTTGAAGGATCAAAAGTGGAGCACCTTGAAGTCGTCGAATTAATCGGGAACACGGGCCAGATCCGCATTCCGGTGCGTGAGCAGTGGCAGCCCAATGTGCATCTCACCGCCACCCTGATCCGCCGGGCCACGGACATCGCCCCCGGCAGCGCAGGGCGCGCCTTCGGAGCCACGCCCATTTTCGTGGACAGCCTCATAAACCGCATGGGCCTGCAGGTTGACGCCCCGGATGAGGTCCGCCCGCAGACCGACCTTGAAATCCGGGTCCAGGCCCAGCCACGCGCACGGGTGACCGTGGCCGTGGTCGACGAGGGCATCATGCAGCTGGCCGGGGGCAAAAATCCGGACCCCTTTGCCCATTTCTACGCCCCGCGCGCCCTGGATGTGATCAGCTACGACAATTTCGCCTTCATGTTCCCGCACGTCGGCGCGGCCAGGCCTCTGGCCGGAGGCGGCGACGACCTGGGCGGGGCCTCGTCCTTCATGCGCACCGAAGGCATCCGCCGCGTAAGGCCCGTGACCTTCTGGTCCGGCGTGCTCGACGCCGACCAGACAGGGACGGTGAGCCACCGCGTACGCCTGCCCGACTTCCAGGGCGCGCTGCGCATTGTCGCCGTCGGCAACCAGGGCAAAAGCTTCGGCGCGGGCACGGCCATGACCCGCGTGCGCACGCCCCTGGTCCTGACCCCGACCCTGCCCCGCTTCCTGGCGCTGGGCGACGAGATCGAGATCCCCCTGACCCTGCGGAATGACACGCCCTCCGCCGGATCGTTCCGCATCAGCGCCAGCGTCAGCGGCCCGGCAACGCTTGGAACCATGCCCGCCCCCCTGACCCTGGAACCGGGACGGGAAAACACCGTCTACCTGCCCCTGCGCTGCGGCATGGAGGAAGGCAAGGTCACGCTGTCCTTCACCGCCACAGGAGGCGGCGAGACCGCCACGGCCGGGGAAGAGCTTGATCAGCGATCCCCTTTACCCGTGACCCGGATGATGGAAAGCACGGTCCTTGACGCGGCCTCGGGCCAGATCGGCGCGGCGCTGCCGGACACGTTCCTGCCGGGATCGGTCGAACGCACGGTGCGGCTCTCCACCCGCCCGCTGCTGCGCTACTCCGGGCACCTGGAGAACCTGCTCGGCTACCCGTACGGCTGCGCCGAGCAGACCGTGTCCAAGGCCTTTCCGCTCCTGCACTTCGGAGCCCTGGCCCGGGAACTGGCGCCGGGACGCTTCAATACCACCGGCCCGGCCGGACTGGTGCAAGGGGCCATCCGCCGCCTGCAGACCATGCAGACCGGACAGGGCGGCTATGCCTTCTGGCCTGGAGACACCGAGCCCGACCCGTGGGTTTCGGCCTATGTCTGCCACTTCCTACTGGAAGCCAGGCTGGCCGGACACACCATCCCCGAGCGCATGCTCGACAGCGCATTCTATTACCTTGAATCACTGGCCAACCCCGAAGCCGGGAGCTCGGCGCAAAAGATCGAACAGGCCGCCTATGCGCTCTATGTCCTGGCGCTGGGCAAGAGGTCCAACCTGGGCAGCCAGGACTATCTGCGCACGACCTTTGAAAAATCCCTGAGCGGCGTGGCGCGAACCCTGCTGGCCGGGGCCTATCTGGAGACGAGCAACCAGTCCGCGGGCTTCACGCTGCTGCACGCGGCCCCGGCCATCGACGACAAACGCCGGGAAAGCGGCGGCAACCTGGGTTCGGGCCTGCGCGACAGGGCGCTCATCGCGCTCATTCTGCTCAAAAGCGTACCAGACGATCCGAGGCTGCCGGAACTCATGACCCGCCTTGGGTCGGAGCTTGGCCATGGCGGATGGCATTCGACCCAGGAGACAAGCCTGGCCTTCATGGCTTTGGGAAAATATCTGGCCGCCCTGGATGACAGCCGACCCTTCGCGGGCACGCTGACCTGGCCTGACGGGGCGCAGGTTTTCGAGGAAACAAAGCTCTTCATGCGCGAGAATATCCAGACCACGGGCGCGTTGACCCTGGAAAAAACGCCTGCGGACCGGGCCATCTTCGCCACCGTGCTGACCTCGGCCACGCCCAAGGCCGGCGCACACGCGCCCATCAGCCTGGGGCTTGAAGTCGAACAGATGCTGCTGCGCGAAAACGGGCTGCCCCTGGAAGGTGACAGCGTCAGCCAGGGGGATCTGGTTATCATGCGCACCAAGGTGCGCAGCACCTCCGGGCCTATCGACAACGTGGTCGTGCAAAGTTTGCTACCTGCAGGTCTGGAAGTGGAAAACCCGCGTCTGGCGACCACGGAGCGGCTCGACTGGATGGAGGAAGGGGCGACGCTTGAAGGCCATCAGGACCTGCGGGACGACCGCATCCTTGTCTTCACCACCCTTGATGGAAACGGCTGGAAGACGCGTTTCAGCGTGCTGAGAGCCGTGACTCCGGGGCGCTTCACGTTCCCACCGGTGCAGGCCGAGGCCATGTACCATCCCGGCCTGCGCGCCGGCGGGGCGCTGGGGGCCGTCACCGTCACGCGAGAAACGCCGGTCCCATGA
- the pbpC gene encoding penicillin-binding protein 1C, with protein sequence MNRLRRIAATPARTAAAILFLTLGLAACLGLLLDRLFPFPVERLDPPAATRVLDRDGKPLRFFLAADGMWRFPLTLEEISPDLTAALIDSEDRHFLLHPGINPLSVLRALWVNVRHGRVISGASTIPMQVARLADPRPRTLGAKAVEALRALQLCWHYPKEKILLWYVNLAPFGSNMVGVGAAAWYYFGKAPDTLSLGEIALLSVLPRSPTRYNPLSNPERARKVRDRVLDRFAAHGVFDPARIAESTTRPLLARRASVPQGAPHFSRWMRSRLPERAVIRSSLDRRAQDIVEKLLCGRMEGLRRQAIDNAAAVVLDIKSREILAYAGSADFWDDSRPGQVDNALSRRSPGSTLKPFLYALAFDQGHLVPGSMLLDVPTDFAGYVPENYGQNFQGLVSARTALATSLNVPAARLLTRCGLIPFHELLRRGGLSTLDRPASHYGLSMALGGCEVRLLELTNLYATLADAGMHRAVRPLAGGQDEYSKGVQLFSPEASAMTLGILSTTRRPDLPDAWEFTLSAPKVAWKTGTSFGHRDAWAVGVSRDLAIGVWVGNPDGSQCTNISGARHAGPLLFDLFRALSPRTTQLPSFPTPALQRIKICAVSGERPGPGCPVTTSMAIAGVTSLPVCGMHRQIFVNPGTGLRLHGDCLLAKESTEEAALVWPAELVAFRRAQGSNLPGLPGIDPECLDVPEEGGPVIQSPSAGTPYHVRTDAPPKFQRLALSAAGAAGASIHYWYVDGRHVGRTAPETPCFIPLERGMHEVIVTDDQGRSARTTFTVHARTDDALGSRGQP encoded by the coding sequence ATGAACAGACTCCGCAGGATCGCGGCGACCCCGGCGCGCACGGCCGCCGCGATCCTTTTTTTGACCCTGGGGCTTGCGGCCTGTCTGGGCCTGCTGCTGGACCGCCTCTTCCCCTTCCCCGTGGAGCGCCTTGATCCTCCGGCCGCCACCCGCGTCCTGGACCGGGACGGCAAACCCTTGCGCTTTTTCCTGGCCGCCGACGGGATGTGGCGGTTCCCGTTGACCCTGGAGGAAATTTCCCCGGACCTGACCGCCGCCCTGATCGATTCCGAAGACCGGCATTTCCTCCTTCATCCGGGCATCAACCCGCTGTCCGTATTGCGTGCGCTGTGGGTCAACGTCCGGCACGGACGGGTCATAAGCGGAGCCTCGACCATCCCCATGCAGGTCGCCCGCCTGGCCGACCCGCGCCCGCGCACCCTTGGGGCCAAGGCCGTGGAGGCGCTCCGCGCCCTGCAACTGTGCTGGCATTATCCCAAGGAAAAAATTCTGCTGTGGTACGTCAATCTTGCCCCATTCGGCTCCAACATGGTCGGAGTCGGAGCCGCCGCCTGGTATTATTTCGGCAAGGCCCCGGACACCCTCTCCCTCGGGGAGATCGCCCTGCTTTCTGTTCTGCCGCGCTCGCCGACCCGCTACAACCCGCTCAGCAACCCTGAGCGTGCACGCAAGGTCCGCGACCGGGTCCTGGATCGCTTTGCCGCGCATGGCGTCTTCGACCCGGCCCGGATAGCCGAAAGCACGACCCGCCCGCTTCTGGCCCGCCGCGCTAGCGTGCCGCAGGGCGCGCCGCACTTCAGCCGCTGGATGCGTTCGCGTCTGCCCGAAAGGGCCGTAATCAGGAGCAGCCTGGACAGACGCGCCCAGGATATCGTCGAAAAGCTGCTCTGCGGCCGCATGGAAGGCCTGCGCCGTCAGGCCATCGACAACGCGGCCGCGGTGGTGCTCGACATAAAAAGCCGCGAGATTCTGGCCTATGCCGGGTCGGCGGATTTCTGGGACGACTCCCGGCCGGGGCAGGTCGACAACGCCCTGTCCCGGCGCTCTCCCGGATCGACGTTAAAACCCTTCCTCTACGCCCTGGCCTTTGACCAGGGGCATCTCGTGCCCGGCTCCATGCTCCTGGACGTGCCCACGGATTTCGCAGGCTACGTCCCGGAAAACTACGGCCAGAATTTTCAGGGCCTCGTCAGCGCGCGCACGGCTCTGGCCACCTCCCTCAATGTTCCGGCCGCGCGCCTGCTGACCCGCTGCGGCCTCATTCCCTTCCACGAACTGCTGCGCCGGGGCGGCCTCTCCACCCTGGACAGACCGGCCAGCCACTACGGGCTGTCCATGGCCCTGGGCGGCTGCGAGGTGCGGCTGCTGGAGCTGACCAACCTTTACGCCACTCTGGCCGACGCAGGGATGCACAGAGCCGTCCGCCCCCTGGCCGGAGGTCAAGACGAATACAGCAAGGGCGTGCAGCTTTTCTCCCCCGAAGCCTCGGCCATGACCCTTGGCATTCTGTCCACGACCAGGAGGCCGGACCTGCCCGACGCCTGGGAATTCACCCTTTCCGCCCCCAAGGTGGCCTGGAAGACCGGGACCTCCTTCGGACATCGCGACGCCTGGGCCGTGGGCGTCAGCCGCGACCTGGCCATCGGGGTCTGGGTCGGCAACCCCGACGGCTCGCAGTGCACGAACATCTCCGGAGCGCGCCACGCCGGTCCCCTGCTTTTTGATCTTTTCCGGGCGCTCTCTCCCCGCACAACGCAGCTACCCTCGTTTCCCACGCCCGCGCTGCAACGAATCAAAATCTGCGCCGTCAGCGGGGAACGCCCCGGCCCAGGCTGCCCGGTCACCACGAGCATGGCCATCGCGGGCGTAACGAGCCTCCCGGTCTGCGGCATGCACAGACAGATCTTCGTGAATCCTGGCACCGGCCTGCGCCTGCACGGAGACTGTCTGCTCGCAAAGGAATCTACAGAAGAGGCCGCGCTGGTCTGGCCAGCCGAACTGGTGGCCTTTCGCCGCGCCCAGGGTTCGAACCTGCCGGGCCTGCCCGGCATCGACCCGGAGTGCCTTGACGTTCCGGAGGAAGGCGGTCCGGTCATTCAATCCCCTTCAGCCGGTACGCCCTACCATGTCCGCACGGACGCGCCCCCAAAATTTCAGCGTTTGGCCCTGTCCGCGGCAGGGGCGGCGGGCGCTTCGATACATTACTGGTACGTGGATGGCCGTCATGTGGGCCGAACCGCGCCCGAAACACCCTGCTTCATCCCTTTGGAGCGCGGGATGCATGAGGTCATCGTCACCGATGACCAGGGGCGTAGCGCCCGCACGACCTTCACGGTGCACGCCCGGACCGACGACGCCCTTGGCAGCCGGGGTCAGCCCTGA
- a CDS encoding sigma-54-dependent Fis family transcriptional regulator, translated as MAIKLHLVFQDRVGIVADLSRRIADRMFNIVAMEVDRVDELAHVYVEAEDRRSEGTPSDLPQALSDIPGLLTSRAIDTLPQEEQARRLRVVLDNIADGVVAVDAAGLVTTINASACQILNLDQDSVTGTDVRKLGLGDTAILDSLAGRESPDVKRTLVTPSGRFQYFATCRPIRDAEGHIIGAVEIVRDMQEIRMLARSISEPAQISFSDIVGQNQNINNLIGYAQLIAATDSIVCIRGASGTGKELFARAMHTASGRSGPFVPINCAALPEQLLESELFGYVGGAFTGGLRDGKPGLFEVAGEGTVFLDEIGDMPQPSQAKILRVMQDHCVRRIGGSREIPIRARIITATNGNLEKMVEEGTFRQDLYYRINVLPIHIPPLQERLDDIDLLAEHFLFTLASRMGRPVKSITPEGLAKLRTHSWPGNVRELKNVVDRAAILCPAESIDERFLILAHELGDRIPGQTRQTQAVEPGKPLKEQLDRLEKDILENVLTRAKSVRQAARTLSLSHTAILNKIKKHGLRVSRTVHVD; from the coding sequence ATGGCCATCAAGTTGCATCTCGTCTTTCAAGACCGCGTCGGCATCGTCGCCGACCTGTCCCGCCGCATCGCCGACCGCATGTTCAATATCGTGGCCATGGAAGTGGATCGCGTGGACGAGCTGGCCCATGTCTATGTGGAAGCCGAAGACCGCAGAAGCGAGGGAACGCCCTCGGACCTGCCCCAAGCCCTGAGCGACATCCCCGGCCTGCTCACCTCCCGGGCCATAGACACCCTGCCCCAGGAAGAGCAGGCCCGGCGCCTGCGCGTGGTCCTGGACAACATCGCCGACGGGGTCGTGGCCGTGGACGCGGCCGGGCTGGTCACGACCATCAACGCCTCCGCCTGCCAAATCCTGAACCTGGATCAAGACAGCGTGACCGGCACGGACGTGCGTAAGCTGGGCCTTGGCGACACGGCCATTCTGGACAGCCTGGCCGGGAGGGAGAGCCCCGACGTGAAACGCACCCTGGTCACACCCTCGGGGCGCTTCCAGTATTTCGCCACCTGCCGCCCCATCCGCGACGCCGAAGGGCACATCATCGGGGCGGTGGAAATCGTAAGGGACATGCAAGAAATCCGCATGCTGGCGAGGAGCATCTCCGAACCCGCCCAGATCAGCTTTTCGGACATCGTCGGCCAGAACCAGAACATCAACAACCTCATCGGCTACGCCCAGCTCATCGCGGCCACGGATTCCATCGTCTGCATCCGGGGCGCGTCCGGCACGGGCAAGGAACTCTTCGCCCGGGCCATGCACACGGCAAGCGGACGTTCCGGTCCCTTCGTGCCCATCAACTGCGCGGCCCTGCCCGAACAGCTGCTGGAGAGCGAACTCTTCGGCTACGTGGGCGGAGCCTTCACCGGCGGGCTGAGAGACGGCAAACCCGGCCTGTTCGAAGTCGCGGGGGAAGGCACGGTCTTTCTGGACGAGATCGGCGACATGCCGCAGCCCTCCCAGGCCAAAATATTGCGGGTCATGCAGGATCACTGCGTGCGGCGCATCGGGGGCTCGCGGGAAATACCCATCCGGGCGCGAATCATCACCGCCACCAACGGAAATCTGGAGAAAATGGTCGAGGAGGGAACCTTCCGACAAGACCTGTACTACCGCATCAACGTGCTGCCCATCCATATCCCGCCATTGCAGGAGCGTCTGGACGACATCGACCTTTTGGCGGAGCATTTCCTTTTTACCCTGGCCTCGCGCATGGGGCGACCGGTCAAGAGCATCACCCCGGAGGGCCTTGCCAAACTGCGCACCCACAGCTGGCCGGGCAATGTGCGCGAGCTCAAGAACGTGGTCGACCGCGCCGCCATCCTCTGCCCGGCGGAAAGCATCGACGAGCGTTTCCTGATCCTGGCCCATGAACTCGGCGACCGCATTCCGGGCCAGACCCGGCAGACCCAAGCCGTCGAACCGGGAAAACCCCTTAAAGAACAGCTCGACCGCCTGGAAAAGGACATCCTTGAAAACGTCCTGACCCGGGCCAAAAGCGTGCGCCAGGCCGCCCGGACCTTAAGCCTGTCCCACACCGCCATCCTGAACAAAATCAAGAAACACGGCCTGCGCGTATCCAGAACTGTGCACGTCGACTAG
- a CDS encoding AAA family ATPase has translation MPTCWIIAGPNGAGKTTFALEYLPKVAGCTTFINADLIAAGLSPLAPERDRMAASRIFLKELKERIRLRENFAFETTLAGRTYLRLIRELRHDGWTIKLIFLGLPNVEMSKMRVAERVAHGGHNIPEKEIERRFPRSLLNLFQNFSSIVDNCLCFMNDRGTPLPVFEQQSGRRIIHHQDLYNLMLKEAGLS, from the coding sequence ATGCCAACGTGCTGGATAATCGCAGGACCCAACGGGGCAGGCAAAACAACCTTCGCCCTTGAATACTTGCCTAAGGTTGCAGGCTGCACCACATTCATCAACGCTGACCTCATCGCTGCCGGTCTTTCGCCTTTGGCGCCTGAACGGGACAGGATGGCAGCCAGCCGTATCTTCCTGAAGGAACTCAAGGAACGCATCAGGCTCCGAGAAAACTTTGCCTTTGAAACGACCTTGGCAGGAAGAACGTACCTGCGCTTGATCAGGGAACTCCGCCATGACGGATGGACCATCAAACTGATATTTTTGGGGCTGCCCAATGTCGAAATGTCAAAAATGAGAGTCGCCGAAAGAGTTGCTCACGGCGGTCACAACATCCCGGAAAAAGAAATCGAAAGGCGTTTCCCACGAAGCCTCTTAAATCTTTTTCAAAATTTCAGCTCAATTGTGGACAACTGCCTTTGTTTCATGAACGACAGAGGCACCCCCCTGCCCGTTTTCGAGCAGCAGAGCGGACGCAGGATCATTCACCACCAGGACTTGTATAATTTGATGCTCAAGGAAGCAGGACTATCATGA